One genomic window of Sphingobacterium oryzagri includes the following:
- the yihA gene encoding ribosome biogenesis GTP-binding protein YihA/YsxC yields MLIKSAEFVCSNTDVRQLPAAQLPEYAFIGRSNVGKSSLINALTNRKGLAKTSQKPGKTQLINHFIINNLWYLVDLPGYGFAQTSKKNKADWQKFIRAYLTQRESLQCVFVLIDSRHEPQKIDLDFCFWLGEQGLPFLLIFTKADKQSAVKTDQNVAKFRKALSKWFEVVPQNFITSAEAKTGTTAILAEIDAINQNFEAPILPEQS; encoded by the coding sequence ATGTTAATAAAATCTGCAGAGTTTGTTTGTAGCAATACCGATGTGCGACAATTACCGGCGGCACAACTGCCGGAGTACGCATTTATCGGGCGCTCAAACGTAGGAAAATCTTCGTTAATCAATGCGCTAACCAATAGAAAAGGCCTAGCTAAAACTTCGCAAAAACCTGGTAAAACACAACTTATCAATCATTTTATTATAAATAACCTGTGGTATCTGGTGGATTTACCCGGATACGGCTTTGCGCAAACATCGAAGAAGAATAAGGCCGACTGGCAAAAATTTATCCGTGCTTACCTTACGCAGCGCGAAAGTCTACAGTGTGTGTTTGTCTTGATTGATAGCCGGCACGAACCGCAAAAAATTGATTTAGACTTTTGTTTTTGGCTTGGAGAACAAGGATTGCCTTTCCTGCTGATTTTCACGAAAGCAGATAAGCAATCGGCCGTGAAGACCGATCAGAATGTGGCGAAATTTAGAAAGGCACTGAGCAAATGGTTTGAAGTGGTTCCTCAAAATTTTATCACATCTGCCGAAGCAAAAACAGGTACAACAGCGATTTTAGCGGAAATTGATGCGATTAATCAAAATTTTGAAGCACCAATATTACCAGAGCAGTCATGA
- a CDS encoding UbiA-like polyprenyltransferase: protein MKKYMSLVLFAHSIFALPFAIIGFFLALQTTDHAFDWKKLLLMLVCMVTARNAAMAFNRYLDRDIDAINPRTAMRDIPSGKIAANSALAFTVTNCLLFMAATFFINSLCFYLSPVALFVVLFYSYTKRFTPLCHLVLGVGLGLAPIGAYLVVTNQFSIIPIFYGIAVMCWSGGFDIIYALQDEEFDRKNGLNSIPAYFGGRNALRISEALHVLSFAFVVFPVFYMTVSWFYYIGLAFYGLLLIYQHRIVSPTDLSRVNRAFMTTNGVASVIFAVFYLLDIIFLV from the coding sequence ATGAAGAAATATATGTCGCTCGTGCTTTTTGCACACAGTATATTTGCGCTTCCATTTGCTATTATTGGTTTTTTTCTGGCTTTGCAAACCACCGATCATGCGTTTGATTGGAAAAAATTATTGTTGATGCTTGTATGCATGGTGACGGCGAGAAACGCTGCGATGGCCTTTAATCGTTATCTGGACCGGGATATCGATGCGATCAATCCGCGCACCGCGATGCGTGACATCCCATCGGGTAAGATAGCCGCAAACAGTGCGTTGGCGTTTACAGTTACGAATTGCTTGCTGTTTATGGCCGCTACGTTTTTTATCAATTCGCTTTGCTTTTACTTATCACCGGTAGCCTTGTTCGTGGTGCTGTTTTACAGCTATACCAAGCGCTTTACGCCCTTGTGCCATTTGGTATTGGGTGTCGGCCTCGGGTTGGCACCGATTGGCGCATATTTGGTGGTAACCAACCAGTTTTCCATCATCCCGATTTTTTACGGCATTGCTGTGATGTGCTGGTCGGGCGGATTTGACATTATTTACGCCTTGCAGGATGAGGAGTTTGATCGAAAAAACGGCTTGAATTCCATTCCAGCTTATTTTGGCGGACGGAATGCGCTACGAATATCCGAAGCTTTACATGTATTGTCTTTTGCCTTTGTGGTATTTCCCGTATTTTACATGACGGTGAGTTGGTTTTACTATATAGGCTTGGCATTTTACGGATTACTGCTGATCTATCAGCATCGTATTGTGAGTCCTACAGACTTAAGTCGTGTGAACCGCGCGTTTATGACCACCAATGGGGTAGCTTCGGTTATTTTCGCGGTGTTTTATTTGCTGGATATTATCTTTCTAGTTTAG